In the Deltaproteobacteria bacterium genome, CCGGCTGGAGGCCCTGGTACTTCTCGATCAGGTCTTCCATGGCAGTCCTCCCGATCTTTTCACCAACTAGGGCGTCCCGGGCAAAGAACACGGACGGAGCCACAAGCCGACTCGCCTCAGGTACCCCAACACGCTCGGACATCGATTCGTTGAGGAGCGTTCCTTGATCCGTTTCGATGTCCACCTCCCTTACCACCAGCCCCGGATGGACCTCCTTCAGGTAGCGGATCAATGAATCGACCCTTCTGCACTCGGCACAGCCACGACGGTAGAAATAGATCAGATAGACCGGCGGGCCGAGCCTCTGCTTTATCTGTTCCGCTCCTTTGGACAGGTCCGGAAACCCACATCCGCCGAGGGCCTCGTACCTGGCAATCGTGGACTCGAGCCTCTCTCTGATCTCCTCCTCTCCGGCGATTACGTCCCTTCCCAAGAAGACCACCGGCAGGCCGCTCTCCTCCCTCCCGAACCGCCTCTCCAGGGCAACCAGAAGGGAATAGTTCCTGGGGATATCCACGTCGAAGAGACGGACGTCGATGGGATAGACCTCCTCAAGGACTGGGAGAAACCCCTCCACCAGCCCGCTGGACTCGTCAGATCTTCCAGAGTAGAAGACCGCCATGCAGACCCTTCCAGGCGGCGAGTCATTCCTTTCCAAAGCACCTGAACCGACACAGAGAAGTGCCAGAACAGACAGGGGAAGAATCAGACCGAGATGCCCCATGAGCCACCCTCTTGCCGTCGGTATTGCTGGAAAAACCCTCCAAGAATTAAAGCAGATTATTCAGCCAAGTCAAGGCGAGGCTAAACCCCGCAGTTTGCCCTTTGAAAGGCAGGGAGGACCCCATATGGACAATCCCCGGAGTTTCTTCACTCTTCGGTCAACAACTCTCGCAAGCTCTTAACCTTACAACCGTTTCTCTCTTTGACTGGTGAAAACCTTTCCCCCTTCGCCCCGAAGCCGAGGAAATCCGGATAATTCCTTCTTGATTTCGTCCTCACCCCTGGTACAATACGGGAGTCTTTGCCGGGTTTGCTGAGAGATGTTCCTACACCGCCGAAAAAATCCCTCCAGCCAGAGCGAACCTCCTGAGGGAGATCCGCAAAGAGCCGGCTCCTACGGGTGGGTCGTCGTCTTCGCCGGCCTTCTGACTACAATCGGGGCTCACGGCTTCGGTAGGTTTGCATATTCCATGATCAATCCCGTCATGATCGACGGACTCGACCTCTCCTACACACAAGTGGGAAACCTGGCGACAGGAAACTTCGTGGGTTACCTTGTCCTAGCCATCATCGGCGGGTTCCTGGCGGCTCGGTGGGGGCCTCGAATCGTCATCACCCTCTCCCTCACCGTTATGGGTGTGACCATGATCATGACCGGTACGGCCACGAGCTACCGCTTCGCCCTGATCATGCGAATACTCACGGGGCTGGGCAACGGCGGAGCCTTTGTTCCGGCCATGGCTCTGGGGGCAATCTGGTTTCCCCTGAAGCAGAGAGGCCTCGCCACGGGTATTGTCACGGCGGGAATCGGAATCGGCTTTGCCCTGTCGGGGCTCATCGTTCCACCCATTCTGGTCGCATACGGTGGAGAGGGCTGGCGGTACTGCTGGTACTATCTCGGGATCATCGTCCTGGCTTTGGCTGGAGTATGCTACGGTCTAATCAGAAACAGGCCCCAAGATCCCAGGCCGG is a window encoding:
- a CDS encoding MFS transporter, which translates into the protein MFLHRRKNPSSQSEPPEGDPQRAGSYGWVVVFAGLLTTIGAHGFGRFAYSMINPVMIDGLDLSYTQVGNLATGNFVGYLVLAIIGGFLAARWGPRIVITLSLTVMGVTMIMTGTATSYRFALIMRILTGLGNGGAFVPAMALGAIWFPLKQRGLATGIVTAGIGIGFALSGLIVPPILVAYGGEGWRYCWYYLGIIVLALAGVCYGLIRNRPQDPRPAPLRPETGNTGKKEKNRGRLHWERVYRLGSVWHLGFVYFMFGFSYVIYINFFATYLIKEIGWTSSQAGDLFSLLGLISIFCGLLWGKISDMIGRKTAAALVYLTLAVSYAIFAIWRSQGALYLSAILFGLCAWAIPTIMAAAAGDYMGPRLAPAGLGFVTLFFGIGQALGPAFGGLIADYRGSFTPAFLLAMSVSLVGSAGALTLRKPGT